TTTCACATTGTGAATAGAGTTGATAGGCAGCTTGATAGCCACTCCAACCGCCAATAATCAGCAGTCCATTAATGTCATAGCGCTCAATTTGACGGGCGATCGCATAAAAATCTTTACTTTGGGGAATCTTGCGGCTAGTCCCCAGTTCAGAACCGCCGGTAGTCGCCCATCCTCGTACACTTAACCAGTTTAATTCTTTGATGTGACCCTCAATTAAGCCGCGAAATCCATGTTCTACCCCTAACATGGTATGTCCTTTGTCGATCGCCAATCGGACGGCGGCGCGAACCGCAGTATTCATTCCCGGGGCGGTTGCGCCACAGTTGAGGATGGCGAATCTCAGGGGTTTGCCTTCCCGAGGTTCGGGGGTACTGGGTTTGGCTTGCATCAGGGTATGCAAGATTTGATAGGCGTTTTTGAAGTTCTCACCCCGCAGATCCATCGCTTTGGCATAATCTCCATCAGCGATCGCCTGAGAAACCGCATGGGTTTGTTCCACACAATGCATTAGAGGCGCTTGATAAACCCGGTTTCCCCGCATTCCAATCAAGACCGATTCAGTTTCGGGGGTGGCCGTTTGGAAGGCATTAACCGCCGCATGACCCAACAAAGTGCTTAAGTTCCGGTCAAATGCCGTGGGCGATCCACCTCGTTGCACATGGCCTAAAATCGTGACTCGGGCATCTTCCCCGAGTTTTTCTTCTAGCACTTGGCGCACATATTCGCAGGAAATCGGGTTATTGTGACGGTCCCTGGCACCTTCGGCGACAATCACAATGGTATCACGACGCCCGGATTCTCGACCGGCTTGTAAGACTTGGCACATTTTTTCCTCCCAGCAGTCGCCCTCGGGAGGACATTCGGGAATCAATACCCAATCTGCGCCGGTAGCTAACGCCCCCATTAACGCTAGATAGCCGCAATGCCGTCCCATCACTTCCACCACAAAGGTGCGCTGATGGCTGGCTGCTGTGGAGGAGATTGAGTCTACAGCCTCGGTTAAGCGGTGGAGGGCGGTATCGGTCCCGATGGTCATGTCACTGCCATACATATCATTATCAATGGATGCCGCTAATCCAACAATGGTTAAGTGACGGTGACGTTCGGCGATTTCAGGATCAATCTCACCTCGTTCTAAGAGTTCGGCGACTAATTCCGGCCATTCGCTGCGGAACAAGTGTGCGCCTGTGAGACTACCATCCCCCCCGATCGCCACTAATCCATCGATATCATTGGCTAACAGATTCCGAACCGCCTGCAACCGACCTTCCCGAGTCCGAAACTGGGCCGATCGCGCCGTTCCGATAATCGTCCCCCCTTTATGCAAGATCCCCGCCACGTCATACCAATGCAATTGGCGAATACAGGCTTCCGCATCCGGGGCGACACGGCGCGGGTTCTCGAGGTCGCATTGTCCCCCCTCCACCATCCCCTGATAGCCTTCATAAATGGCAAATACATCGATTCCTTGGGCGATCGCAGACCGAACCACGGATCTAACTGCCGCATTCATTCCCGGTGAGTCTCCCCCACTGGTTAATACCCCTAGTCTTTTTTTCTGATGCATGAACTCCTCCTCATTTATGGGTTGACTCGTTTAACCGGCAAGATTCCAGACCTTAATATCTTGCATTTTAAAATTTAATCGACTTTTTAGTTTGGAGGGAACCGGGGGTTTGGTGATGATTTTTCCATAATTTTGGGGAGATAGGGGACAGACGGGTGATGGGGGAAACGACTGAAGTCGTTACTCCAAACTTCCCCATCCTGCCTATCTCCCGCAAAAAAGGCGGCATTGCCGCCATATTGGGATTTCCTGACATTGGAAAAAATCACTCAGGGGAGAAAATTGGTTAGACTGTGGAAGCGGTAACCACCGCCTGATCGTAATCGAAACTTTGAATCACCTTCATGTATTGCGCCCGTTCATAGGCACTGCGATCGGCCACATTCATCTGACTCATGGTCCCGATCGCCTGTTTCACCGAGTGATATTCATGTTCCTCCAACCACTCCACCAGTTCTCGTTCAATTTCCCGCAGATGTCCGATGCCGTGGCGCAACAGAGGAGAACAGACTTGGGTCACTTTCGCCCCCACCATCAACATTTTCACCGCATCCCGCCCTTTTTGAATGCCCGTGGTTGCCGCCAGGTCCGCATTAATGCGACCATAGAGTAATCCTAGCCAACGCATCGGCAGGAGAGATTCCTGATGATTGCTTAACACGACATGGGGCCAAACTTCCAGTTCCTCCGGGGAAATATCCGCCTGCATGAAGCGGTTAAATAGAATCAACCCATTGGCACCGGCTTTATCCAAGCGCATCGCCATATTGGCTAAATTGGTAAAAAATGGGCTAAGTTTCACCGCCAAGGGAATGGTCACATCGGCGCGAACCGCTTCTACAATAGAAAGATAATCTTCCTCAATTTGCGCCCCGGTCAAGTGAGGGTCAGTGGGGATACTATAGATATTCAACTCTAAAGCATCCGCCCCAGCTTCCTGGATTTGTTGAGAATAATCCACCCAATCGCCCAAGGTAGAACCATTCAAGGAGGCAATGATGGGAATTCCCACACTTTCTTTCGCTTGGCGAATATGTTCCAGATAGGTTTCCGGTCCCACATGATAGGTATCCGGGTCGGGGAAATAAGTGAGGGCCTCAGCGAAACTTTCAGTATGGGAAATCGTGTGATAATGGAGTTCGTGTTGTTCGATTTTGAGTTGTTCAGCAAAGATACTATGCAGCACGATCGCCCCTGCCCCTGCATCTTCTAACCGTTTGATGTTATCCAAGTCTTCGGTTAGGGGTGCGGCAGCCGATGGCATTAAGGGGGATTTTAGTTGTAAGCCGAGATATTCTGTACTCAGATCCATTATGTTATGTTCTCCTGTAATAAGAAAGGGGAAGATGTTCGTAGTAACGACTTCAGTCGTTATTTCCGATGTTCGTAGTAACGACTTCAGTCGTTATTTCCAATGTTTGTAGTAACGACTTCAGTCGTTATTTCCAATGTTCGTAGTAACGACTTCAGTCGTTATTTCCGGGTTGGGAAAGATATCGTTTCACCCTCATAATCTGGGGAAGAACCCCACCCTAACCCTCCCCTTGCCAAGGGGAGGGGACCGGAGTAGTCTTGGGGAATTTTCCAATCATCTGGGGAAGAACCCCACCCTAACCCTCCCCTTGCCAAGGGGAGGGGACCGGAGTAGCCCGCGCAGGCGGGCTTTGTTTGTATAGCCCCAGGCTTTAGCCTGCGGGGGCTGCGGGGGCTGCGGGGGCTGCCCCTGGGGGCGCTACCGCAGCATCCCCATTGTGAGTTTCCAGGTGGCGGGAGGCGAGATATTCATACATCTGCCAACGAGTGTCAATGTCGTTTTGGGCTTCTTCCAATAACCGCTTGGCATCAGCGGGTTTGGTTTTGGTCAACATCTTGAATCGGTTCTCGTTGTACATGGAATATTCCACCCCTTTCTTGGGCGATCGCATATCCAATTGCAACGGATTCTTACCTTGTTCCACCAAATCCGGGTTATAGCGATACAATAACCACCGTCCCGCTTCTACAATTTCCTTCTGGTGATTCATGGCGGTAACCATGTTGATGCCGTGGGCGATACAGTGGGAATAGGCGATAATTAAGGACGGTCCGTCATACGCTTCGGCTTCTAGGAAGACTTTCAGGGTATGTTCGTCTCGCGCCCCCATTGCGACGCTGGCGACATATACATTCCCGTAAGTCATGGCAATTAAGCCGAGGTCTTTCTTAGCAGCGGGTTTGCCACCGGCAGCGAATTTAGCAACCGCACCCCGTGGGGTGGCTTTGGAGGCTTGTCCTCCGGTGTTGGAGTAGACTTCGGTATCTAGGACGAGGATATTGACATTTCGTCCGGAGGCGATGACGTGATCTAAGCCACCATAGCCGATGTCATACGCCCAACCGTCTCCCCCGATAATCCACACATCTTTTTTGACGAGGTAATCGGCAATACTGGCAAGTTGTTTGGCATCTGGGGAGTTCATCCCTTGTAATTTTTCTTTGAGGGCTGCGACGCGATCGCGTTGTTCCCAGATGTCGGCTTCGGATTTCTGGGTGGCATTGAGAATGCCGGTAACTAGGTTATCCCCAATCTCACTACTGAGTTTTTGCAGTAATTCGGCGGCGAATTGGGCTTGTTTATCGATGGAAACCCGGAATCCTAGACCGAATTCGGCGTTATCTTCAAACAGGGAGTTGGACCATGCGGGTCCCCGTCCTTCAGCGTTTTGCGCCCAAGGGGTGGTGGGTAGGTTGCCACCATAGATGGAGGAACAGCCGGTGGCATTGGCGATGACGCTGCGATCGCCAAAGAGTTGGGAAACTAACTTCAGATAGGGGGTTTCGCCACATCCGGCACAAGCCCCGGAGAACTCGAATAAGGGTTCTTGGAGTTGTTGTTGACGAATGCGATCGAGATGCAATGTGCGGCGATCGGGGTTGGGTAAGTTCATGAAGAATTCCCAGTTTTCCCGTTCGGGTTCCCGCAGCGGAATCTGCGGTTCCATGTTAATCGCTTTCAGGGATGGCATGGATTTATTCTTGGCGGGACAAACTTCGACGCAGATACCGCAGCCGGTACAGTCTTCCGGGGAGACTTGAATGGTAAACTGAGTTCCGGCAAAGTCTTTATCTTTGGTATCCGTTGCCTTGAAGGTTGCCGGTGCATTCGCTAGTTCTGCCGGTTCGTAGACTTTCCCTCGGATGACGGCATGGGGACAAACCATGATACATTTGCCGCATTGCACGCAAACATCCGGGTCCCAAACAGGTATTTCCGTGGCAATATTCCGTTTTTCCCATTTGGACGTAGCAGTGGGATAAGTACCATCACAAGGTAAGGCACTCACGGGCAAACCTTCCCCTTCTTTCACCAACATTTTGCCTTCGACTTCGCGCACAAATGCCGGGGCTAAATCTGGAACAGCAGGTTGTTTGTGGATAGGACTGCTGGCTTGTCCGAGGGGAACTTCAAACAGGTTCGCCAAGGTATTATCCACCGCTTGCAGGTTCATGCGGACAATTTCTTTCCCTTTTTTGCCGTAGGTTTTCTCGATCGCCTTTTTGATTTGGGCAATGGCTTCGTCCCGAGGTAGAACTCCGGCTAAGGCGAAGAAACAAACCTGCATGACGGTATTAATTCGTCCACTCATGCCACTCTCGCGAGCAACTTTGTTGGCATCAATAGTATAGACTTTTAAGCCTTTGCGGACGATTTGTTCTTGGGTTTCAATGGGGAGTTGATTCCACACTTCCTCAGCAGGATAGGGGCTATTTAAGAGGAAAATGGCCCCCGGGGCGGCTGCACTTAAAACGTCTAATTTTTCTAGGAAAATCCACTGATGACAGCCGATAAAGTTGGCTTGTTCAATCAGGTAAGTGGAACGAATCGGCTGGGGTCCAAACCGCAGGTGGGAAATGGTAATCGCCCCGGATTTTTTGGAGTCATAGACAAAGTAGCCCTGGGCATAATTGTCTGTTTCTTCCCCAATAATTTTAATGGAGTTCTTGTTCGCCCCGACGGTGCCATCGGACCCTAATCCATAGAACATTGCCCGAACAACGCTATCGGGTTCCGTGGAGAAGTTGGGGTCATAATCTAGGGAGGTGTGAGTGACATCATCATTGATGCCGATGGTAAAGTGATTTTTGGGTTTAGCTTGGCTGAGATTATCGAAAATGGCTTTTACCATTGCCGGGGTAAATTCCTTGGAGGATAAGCCATAGCGCCCTCCGACGAGTTTCGGCAAGCTGTCTCCCGCCCATTCTTCATGCAGGGCGGTGACGACATCGAGATACAAAGGGTCACCTCCGGCCCCAGGTTCTTTGGTACGATCTAAGATAGCGATCGCCTTAACGCTTTCCGGGATAGCGGCAACTAAGCGTTTCATATCCAAGGGGCGATACAGTCGCACTTTCAAAACGCCGACTTTTTCCCCTTGGGCGTTCAGATAATCCACAGTTTCATGGACGGTTTCGCAACCGGAACCCATTAAGATAATCAGGCGATCGGGGTCTGGTGCACCGTGATACTCGAACAGTTGATATTTACGTCCCGTGAGTTCCCCAAACTGGTCCATTGCCTGCTGTACGATGTCGGAACAGTCGGTATAGAAGGGGTTGACCGTTTCCCGGGCTTGGAAATAAACATCGGGGTTTTGGGCAGTACCGCGTAAGACAGGGCGATCGGGAGTTAAGGCGCGATCGCGATGGGCGAAGACTCCAGCATCATCAATCAGCGATCGCAGGTCCTCATCCTCTAACAGTTCTACTTTCTGGATTTCGTGAGAGGTCCGGAACCCATCAAAGAAGTGAATGAAGGGAACGCGAGATTTCAAGGTCGCGGATTGGGCAATTAAGGCGAAATCATGGGCTTCCTGGACCGAGGCGGAACATAACAGGGCAAATCCGGTACTACGGACCGCCATCACATCACTATGATCGCCAAAAATAGACAGGGCCTGGGCTGCCAGCGATCGGGCGGCAACGTGAATTACTGCACAAGTGAGTTCCCCGGCTATTTTGTAGAGATTGGGGATCATTAATAGTAATCCCTGAGACGCGGTAAAGGTAGTGGTGAGGGAACCTGTTTGCAAGGACCCATGTACTGTTCCCGCAGCCCCCGCCTCACTTTGCATTTCTACCACCGAGGGAATGGTTCCCCAGAGGTTCGGACGCCCTTCGGACATCCAGGCATCCGCCCATTCTCCCATCGGTGAAGCGGGGGTAATTGGATAAATAGCAATGACTTCATTTAATTTATACGCAACCTGGGCAACGGCCTCGTTTGCGTCGAGAGTCGCAAATGTTCTTGTACTCATGTGTTTAACCTTTGGGGAGCAACAATTTATCGTTTGTGCGCCTAAATAGACCAGATTAGCCCGGGTACGTTTCCCAGGAATCCGGAATCATTTTTCTGGCGAATCGGCAATGAGATGACTCGCTGGGGTGTTCTGTCCTCTCAGCAAATTTTGAGCGGTTGTTTAATGGCAATGGTCCCTTTAAACAACTGTTGTTTTGTTTAATTTGCCTTGCTCATATTTTTTTTGTTTTGCAACCGGGATGTTTCTTAATTGGGTTTTAATCCTCCTGAAAACGGACAGTTGCTTTTTTTTCTCCTTTTAATTATACCATCATCAAAGATGATAATTTAGAGATTTTTTTGAGAAAATACTCAGATTAATTCGGAGGGGGTTTCCTGGCGGTTAATGTGCCTAGAGGGGTGGGGCATTATTCCCATCAAGGGTTTAAATTTTTTTTAAGATTTAGGAAAAAGGTGATTCCCTATGGTATTTTCTGGGGAACGCTAAAATCTTTACATAACTTATAAAAAAAATACCGCCCCCAGTGAGGGTAGCGGTTTGTTTATAGGATCTCTTGATTCCCGGGTTTGGGGGAATTAGACCTCTTGAATTTGTTTAAAATAATCTAAAGTTTCTTGCGCTTCGCCCTCATCGATGATACTCAAGGCGAACCCGACATGAACAATGGCATAGTCCCCTATTTTCGCCTCGGGAACGTAGGCCAGATTCACGGTTTTGACTACGCCGCCAAAGCTGACCCTGCCCGATCGCAACAACGGTTCGTCATTTTCATTAATACTGATAATTTGGCCCGGTATTGCTAAACACATTCTGAAAATTACTCCTGATTCAGATTTCGATAGGCGGCAACCACTTGCCCCAGGGCAATTCCCCCATCATTGGGTGGGATCCGTTGATGCCAGTAAGGACGGAACCCCTTTAATTTTAACCGATGAATGACCTGTTCCGTTAAGTAGGCATTTTGAAAACAACCCCCGGTGATCACAATTCGTTCCTCACCTACCCATTGGGCAACAGCCAGGATAGAGTCTACTAAGGTATTATGAAATTTAGCCGAAATTATCCCAATGGGAACGCGATCGCCTACATCGCTTAAGATTGCTAAAATTGTCGGTTCCCAATCCGCAATGACCACCCCTTCCCCGGTTTGAATCGGTAAGGGATAACTCTCCTGGGTTGTCCAACCTTCTAGGGCAAATTCCAATGCAGTCGCCGCTTGTCCTTCAAAACTAATCCGGGAATGTAACCCAGCGATCGCCGCGACGCCATCAAACAACCGTCCTACACTAGAGGTCATCGGAGTATTAATCTGTTTCTCCAACATCGATCGCAGCAGGGTCAACTCCAATGGGGTAAACGCCTGGAGGATATGTTGATAATTTTCAGTTACACCCTCCGTAAACAACCGATTGCCCAACACTTCATATAATAACCCCAAGGCCACCCGGCGAGGTTCCTTCACCGCCTTGTCCCCTCCCAACAGGGGAAACGTGCGAAAATGGGCCACTCGGTCCCAAGATGTCGGAGAAACCCGCAGAAACTCACCCCCCCAAATCGTCCCATCCAACCCATATCCCGTCCCATCCCAGGCCACTCCCAGGACCGTTTCCTCTAACAGTTGATTTTCGGCCATACAAGCGAGAACATGGGCATAATGATGCTGAACCGCAAGTTGTGGCAACGCCAGTCCCTCGGCAAAGCGGGTAGAACGATAGTCTGGATGGGCATCGCGGGCCACCACTTGCGGCGTGGCGTCATACAGTTGCTGTAAACTGGCCGTCGCCTCCTGAAATGCTTGGAATGCTTGGGGAGTTTCTAAATCCCCGATATGCTGACTCACAAAAATTTGAGGGAATAGACCAATTGCGATCGCACTTTTCAAATGAGCACCCACCGCTAAAATCGTTGGGGGAGACGTAGGAGAATCCGGCGTAACCTTCAGGGAAATCGGCAAAGGCGCATACCCTCGGGCCCGTCGCATCACCATTTCTCGCCCTGCCACGACTCTCACAACGGAGTCATCCACCGCCCGAACAATGGGGCGATTGTGGACGAGAAATCCATCGGCAATGTCTTTCAGGCGATCGCCCGCTTCCCATTCATCAATACAAATGGGTTCATCAGAAAGATTCCCACTCGTCGCCACCACAGGTTTACCCAACCCAGACAACAGGAGATGATGTAAGGGTGTGTACGGCAACATTACCCCTAAATAGGGATTATCTGGGGCCACTTCTGGGGCGATATTTGATGCCACGTCGGACAACCGCCGTAATAATACAATGGGACATTCGGGCGATCGCAACAGTCTCTCCTCAATCGCCGTTACCTGACAATCTTGGCGAACTTGTTCCACGGAGGGATACATGACGGCAAACGGTTTTTCTTCCCGATGCTTACAACGCCGCAGACGACGGACTGCTGCCGAGTTTCCGGCATCCACCATCAGATGAAATCCACCTAATCCCTTCACTGCTAAAATTTTGCCGCGATTCACCTTAGAAATGGCCGTTTCTAAAGCGCGATCGCCCGTTGCCAACACCTCACCCCACCCTTTCCAAAATTCCAACTGCGGACCACAATTGGGACAAGCATTTGGTTGGGCGTGAAATCGCCGATTTAAGGGATTTTCATATTCCGCCTGACAGTCAGGACACATTTGAAATCCCTGCATCGACGTATTGGCGCGATCGTAAGGTAATCCCCGAATAATCGTATAACGAGGACCGCAGTTAGTGCAATTAGTAAAGGGATAGCGATAGCGGCGATTTTGGGGGTCAAAAATCTCCTGTAAACAATCGGGACAAGTGGCCACATCCGGCAACACCACCGCCGTTTTTTCCCCTGCCACACTGGGCCGAATTTCAAACTCAGTAAATCCCAGAGGTTCTAACCATGAGGATTCTAGGGATTGAATAAAGGAAATGGCCGGTTTTTCCCGTTCCAATCGCCATAAGAAGGTTTCTAATTGTTCCTGAGTTCCTTCTACTTCAATAAACACCCCTTGGGCGGAATTATTCACCCATCCGTTTAGTTCCAGTTCCGTGGCAAGTCGATAAATAAAGGGCCGAAATCCCACCCCCTGTACCGCCCCCCGAACCGTGATACAGAGGCGATTTAAGTTAGACATAAAAATAGTAGATTTCAATAATAAATTCATAAACACCTCCCCTGTTCGTAGTAACGATTTCAATCGTTCTCTTAGTTCGTAGTAACGACTTCAGTCGTTCTCTTAGTTCGTAGTAACGATTTCAATCGTTTCCGGATTGTTCGTAGTAACGATTTCAATCGTTCCGGATGTTCGTAGTAACGATTTCAATCGTTTCCGGGTTCGTACTCAAGAGGGATAACGACTGAAGTCGTTACTACGAACTAAGAGAAGATAACGACTGAAGTCGTTACTACGAACTAAGAAAGAGAACGCCTGAAGGCGTTACTACGAACTTAAGAGAAATCATGAGATTGTGCTGACTGGCGACTTTTTCAAATGCTGTTGTAAATACCCATACCACTCGGTCATTCCTTGTCCTTTGCGGGAAGAAACTTCAAAAATTGTCGCTTGCGGGGCCATTTTTCTAATATTCTCTAACGCCTTCTCCCGGTCAAACTCCACCGCTTCGGCAAGGTCAATTTTACTAATAATCACCACTTGCGCGGATTTAAACATGGTCGGATATTTCAAGGGTTTGTCTTCCCCTTCCGTCACCGACAACAACACCACGCGCAAATCTTCCCCTAAATCGTATGCCGCAGGACAAACTAAATTTCCGACATTTTCAATCACCAATACATCTAACCGATCTAAATTCAGTTGTTGGGCCGCTTTCAAGACCATATCCGATTCTAAATGGCAGACGGTTCCCGTGGTAATTTGGACGGTGGCGGCCCCACTATTACTCAAGCGAACGGCATCGTTATCGGTTTCTAAGTCTCCGACAATGATGCCGGTGGGGATGCGACTGCCGATATCCTGAACCATCCGTTCTAAGAAGGCAGTTTTCCCAGAACCCGGAGAAGAAAGCACATTCAAAACCAGCAAATTTTTAGCCATAAAATAGCCCCGATTTCGTTCAGCAAGGCGGTCATTTTTGGCTAAAACTGCTTGTCCCACTGCAATAGTTTGATGGGTGTCATGATGATGATGGTGATGGCCATTTTCATGACTGTGACTATGGCCATTTTCATGACTGTGACTATGGATTCCGACTTCTCCGACGACGCTGCATCCGCAATTAGTACACATCAGTTAGGAAACCTCCAAGGATGTTAACTCGATTTCTTGTCCGCTTTGAATATGAGGGGTGAGTTGATGACAATGGGGACATTCATAGAACCAATCCATCGGTTCAAAGTCCCGATCGCAAGTAGGACAGTGACAAATCACTGGAACTCGTTCAATTTCAAATTCTGCCCCTTCGGCGATCGTCCCTCGGGTCACCACATCAAAGGCAAATTCTAAGGCATCTGGAACCACCCCAGATAAGTCACCCACTCGCATTTTTAGGCGATGAATTTTGCTGGCATTTTGCGCTTTAGCACAATCTAAAGCAATATTCAAAGTGTTTTCCATCAAACTAACTTCATGCATAATCCCCCCGCTTCTTTCTCTTCCCCCCATCCCCCAG
This DNA window, taken from Laspinema palackyanum D2c, encodes the following:
- a CDS encoding 6-phosphofructokinase, whose translation is MHQKKRLGVLTSGGDSPGMNAAVRSVVRSAIAQGIDVFAIYEGYQGMVEGGQCDLENPRRVAPDAEACIRQLHWYDVAGILHKGGTIIGTARSAQFRTREGRLQAVRNLLANDIDGLVAIGGDGSLTGAHLFRSEWPELVAELLERGEIDPEIAERHRHLTIVGLAASIDNDMYGSDMTIGTDTALHRLTEAVDSISSTAASHQRTFVVEVMGRHCGYLALMGALATGADWVLIPECPPEGDCWEEKMCQVLQAGRESGRRDTIVIVAEGARDRHNNPISCEYVRQVLEEKLGEDARVTILGHVQRGGSPTAFDRNLSTLLGHAAVNAFQTATPETESVLIGMRGNRVYQAPLMHCVEQTHAVSQAIADGDYAKAMDLRGENFKNAYQILHTLMQAKPSTPEPREGKPLRFAILNCGATAPGMNTAVRAAVRLAIDKGHTMLGVEHGFRGLIEGHIKELNWLSVRGWATTGGSELGTSRKIPQSKDFYAIARQIERYDINGLLIIGGWSGYQAAYQLYSQCETFPAFNIPILCIPASINNNLPGCELSIGADTALNNIIEAVDKIKQSAVASNRCFLVKVMGRYCGYLAVMSGLATGAEQVYINEEGVALTDLQKNLSTLISGFKQGKRVGLIICNENAHPVYDSDFICDLFAEEGREVFQVRQAILGHLQQGGDPTPFDRIQATRFSAIGLDFLIEQAQKPTPTGAFMGTEAGNVRFIDLGMIPRMVDKEHQRPKEQWWMEIAAIGKILAHTAPPTQG
- a CDS encoding dihydroorotate dehydrogenase-like protein; its protein translation is MDLSTEYLGLQLKSPLMPSAAAPLTEDLDNIKRLEDAGAGAIVLHSIFAEQLKIEQHELHYHTISHTESFAEALTYFPDPDTYHVGPETYLEHIRQAKESVGIPIIASLNGSTLGDWVDYSQQIQEAGADALELNIYSIPTDPHLTGAQIEEDYLSIVEAVRADVTIPLAVKLSPFFTNLANMAMRLDKAGANGLILFNRFMQADISPEELEVWPHVVLSNHQESLLPMRWLGLLYGRINADLAATTGIQKGRDAVKMLMVGAKVTQVCSPLLRHGIGHLREIERELVEWLEEHEYHSVKQAIGTMSQMNVADRSAYERAQYMKVIQSFDYDQAVVTASTV
- the nifJ gene encoding pyruvate:ferredoxin (flavodoxin) oxidoreductase produces the protein MSTRTFATLDANEAVAQVAYKLNEVIAIYPITPASPMGEWADAWMSEGRPNLWGTIPSVVEMQSEAGAAGTVHGSLQTGSLTTTFTASQGLLLMIPNLYKIAGELTCAVIHVAARSLAAQALSIFGDHSDVMAVRSTGFALLCSASVQEAHDFALIAQSATLKSRVPFIHFFDGFRTSHEIQKVELLEDEDLRSLIDDAGVFAHRDRALTPDRPVLRGTAQNPDVYFQARETVNPFYTDCSDIVQQAMDQFGELTGRKYQLFEYHGAPDPDRLIILMGSGCETVHETVDYLNAQGEKVGVLKVRLYRPLDMKRLVAAIPESVKAIAILDRTKEPGAGGDPLYLDVVTALHEEWAGDSLPKLVGGRYGLSSKEFTPAMVKAIFDNLSQAKPKNHFTIGINDDVTHTSLDYDPNFSTEPDSVVRAMFYGLGSDGTVGANKNSIKIIGEETDNYAQGYFVYDSKKSGAITISHLRFGPQPIRSTYLIEQANFIGCHQWIFLEKLDVLSAAAPGAIFLLNSPYPAEEVWNQLPIETQEQIVRKGLKVYTIDANKVARESGMSGRINTVMQVCFFALAGVLPRDEAIAQIKKAIEKTYGKKGKEIVRMNLQAVDNTLANLFEVPLGQASSPIHKQPAVPDLAPAFVREVEGKMLVKEGEGLPVSALPCDGTYPTATSKWEKRNIATEIPVWDPDVCVQCGKCIMVCPHAVIRGKVYEPAELANAPATFKATDTKDKDFAGTQFTIQVSPEDCTGCGICVEVCPAKNKSMPSLKAINMEPQIPLREPERENWEFFMNLPNPDRRTLHLDRIRQQQLQEPLFEFSGACAGCGETPYLKLVSQLFGDRSVIANATGCSSIYGGNLPTTPWAQNAEGRGPAWSNSLFEDNAEFGLGFRVSIDKQAQFAAELLQKLSSEIGDNLVTGILNATQKSEADIWEQRDRVAALKEKLQGMNSPDAKQLASIADYLVKKDVWIIGGDGWAYDIGYGGLDHVIASGRNVNILVLDTEVYSNTGGQASKATPRGAVAKFAAGGKPAAKKDLGLIAMTYGNVYVASVAMGARDEHTLKVFLEAEAYDGPSLIIAYSHCIAHGINMVTAMNHQKEIVEAGRWLLYRYNPDLVEQGKNPLQLDMRSPKKGVEYSMYNENRFKMLTKTKPADAKRLLEEAQNDIDTRWQMYEYLASRHLETHNGDAAVAPPGAAPAAPAAPAG
- a CDS encoding HypC/HybG/HupF family hydrogenase formation chaperone, producing the protein MCLAIPGQIISINENDEPLLRSGRVSFGGVVKTVNLAYVPEAKIGDYAIVHVGFALSIIDEGEAQETLDYFKQIQEV
- the hypF gene encoding carbamoyltransferase HypF; amino-acid sequence: MNLLLKSTIFMSNLNRLCITVRGAVQGVGFRPFIYRLATELELNGWVNNSAQGVFIEVEGTQEQLETFLWRLEREKPAISFIQSLESSWLEPLGFTEFEIRPSVAGEKTAVVLPDVATCPDCLQEIFDPQNRRYRYPFTNCTNCGPRYTIIRGLPYDRANTSMQGFQMCPDCQAEYENPLNRRFHAQPNACPNCGPQLEFWKGWGEVLATGDRALETAISKVNRGKILAVKGLGGFHLMVDAGNSAAVRRLRRCKHREEKPFAVMYPSVEQVRQDCQVTAIEERLLRSPECPIVLLRRLSDVASNIAPEVAPDNPYLGVMLPYTPLHHLLLSGLGKPVVATSGNLSDEPICIDEWEAGDRLKDIADGFLVHNRPIVRAVDDSVVRVVAGREMVMRRARGYAPLPISLKVTPDSPTSPPTILAVGAHLKSAIAIGLFPQIFVSQHIGDLETPQAFQAFQEATASLQQLYDATPQVVARDAHPDYRSTRFAEGLALPQLAVQHHYAHVLACMAENQLLEETVLGVAWDGTGYGLDGTIWGGEFLRVSPTSWDRVAHFRTFPLLGGDKAVKEPRRVALGLLYEVLGNRLFTEGVTENYQHILQAFTPLELTLLRSMLEKQINTPMTSSVGRLFDGVAAIAGLHSRISFEGQAATALEFALEGWTTQESYPLPIQTGEGVVIADWEPTILAILSDVGDRVPIGIISAKFHNTLVDSILAVAQWVGEERIVITGGCFQNAYLTEQVIHRLKLKGFRPYWHQRIPPNDGGIALGQVVAAYRNLNQE
- the hypB gene encoding hydrogenase nickel incorporation protein HypB, producing MCTNCGCSVVGEVGIHSHSHENGHSHSHENGHHHHHHDTHQTIAVGQAVLAKNDRLAERNRGYFMAKNLLVLNVLSSPGSGKTAFLERMVQDIGSRIPTGIIVGDLETDNDAVRLSNSGAATVQITTGTVCHLESDMVLKAAQQLNLDRLDVLVIENVGNLVCPAAYDLGEDLRVVLLSVTEGEDKPLKYPTMFKSAQVVIISKIDLAEAVEFDREKALENIRKMAPQATIFEVSSRKGQGMTEWYGYLQQHLKKSPVSTIS
- the hypA gene encoding hydrogenase maturation nickel metallochaperone HypA; amino-acid sequence: MENTLNIALDCAKAQNASKIHRLKMRVGDLSGVVPDALEFAFDVVTRGTIAEGAEFEIERVPVICHCPTCDRDFEPMDWFYECPHCHQLTPHIQSGQEIELTSLEVS